The following are from one region of the Rhodococcus sp. KBS0724 genome:
- a CDS encoding GrpB family protein yields MTVIVVPYSEEWPRQYEAVADGLRRILSQVPVVSIQHVGSTSVPGLAAKPVLDIDVIVQREHVPAAIRALSTGGYTHLGDLGLCDREAFHAEQGDPARNVYLCVEGTLNVRNHLAVRSVLRAHPDLREAYSAVKRELAEDPDMTIDRYVAGKSEILQIVLDHSELTTEEKLAVLHVNVNNVLGS; encoded by the coding sequence ATGACGGTAATTGTCGTTCCGTACTCCGAGGAGTGGCCAAGGCAGTATGAGGCCGTTGCTGACGGCTTGCGCAGGATTTTGTCGCAGGTACCTGTCGTTTCGATCCAGCACGTCGGATCGACGTCAGTTCCAGGACTGGCGGCCAAACCCGTCCTCGATATCGACGTTATTGTCCAACGCGAACACGTGCCGGCGGCGATCAGGGCGCTCTCCACCGGGGGATACACCCATCTTGGAGATCTTGGTCTTTGCGATCGCGAAGCTTTCCACGCCGAGCAAGGAGACCCAGCCCGGAACGTCTATTTATGTGTTGAGGGGACCTTGAACGTACGAAATCATCTCGCCGTCCGCTCAGTTCTGCGAGCACATCCCGACTTGCGGGAGGCTTACAGTGCAGTCAAACGAGAGCTCGCCGAAGATCCAGATATGACAATTGACCGCTACGTTGCGGGCAAATCCGAGATCTTGCAGATTGTGCTCGATCATTCCGAACTCACAACAGAGGAAAAGCTGGCAGTTCTGCATGTGAACGTGAACAACGTGCTGGGCAGCTAG
- a CDS encoding DUF2637 domain-containing protein translates to MTDFSLRAARIQLGALLAALALAIVIALGITTGAFILSFAVQRDLARQALIPENLTWIFPAIVDSAILGSTIAIVIISKLKMNRRDRGFYIALAVSVVVISILGNAYHAYHAAIAAQESIDGGGDLGFIPLAPAIAAAIAIIPPALVLAFTHGITILVKAVGMAYAAYRAVVENVTDSEHAKSIATDLTVSREPFRDSTSRGETDPNVAELVEAERNEDTTNTVTQIDRGDDLADFAEPFFADAMMAERHDDFDPQETATEALNRQDTEEAQAADGDTAMDDLMAFIATSNLKKDVKDTAVRKLTNPNLTWETIAMESKPPVAISTAWRRYEKFDIAAREAGFTSPPLPDLRSSENTTDRELAAAH, encoded by the coding sequence ATGACCGACTTTAGCCTCAGGGCTGCCCGTATTCAGCTAGGCGCATTGCTCGCCGCACTCGCACTCGCAATCGTCATCGCACTCGGCATCACCACCGGCGCATTCATACTCTCCTTCGCCGTGCAACGAGACCTCGCCCGGCAAGCACTTATCCCGGAAAATCTGACCTGGATTTTCCCCGCGATCGTCGACAGCGCAATCCTCGGCTCCACCATCGCCATCGTCATCATCAGCAAGCTCAAGATGAACCGACGCGACAGAGGCTTCTACATCGCCCTCGCAGTCAGCGTCGTCGTGATCAGCATCCTGGGCAACGCGTACCACGCCTATCACGCAGCAATCGCTGCACAGGAGTCAATCGATGGTGGGGGAGACCTCGGGTTCATTCCACTAGCGCCGGCCATCGCAGCGGCCATAGCGATCATTCCGCCGGCCCTGGTCCTGGCATTCACACACGGCATCACGATCCTGGTGAAGGCAGTCGGAATGGCATACGCCGCCTACCGTGCGGTCGTCGAAAACGTCACCGACAGTGAGCATGCAAAGAGCATTGCGACTGATCTGACCGTGAGCCGGGAACCTTTCCGCGACTCCACCTCTCGCGGAGAGACCGATCCCAATGTCGCAGAGCTGGTCGAAGCGGAACGAAACGAGGACACGACAAACACGGTGACACAGATCGACCGGGGAGACGATCTTGCGGACTTTGCAGAACCGTTTTTCGCCGACGCAATGATGGCTGAACGTCACGACGACTTCGACCCTCAAGAAACCGCGACAGAGGCACTGAACCGTCAAGACACCGAAGAGGCCCAAGCCGCCGACGGCGACACCGCAATGGACGACCTCATGGCGTTCATCGCCACCTCGAATCTCAAGAAGGACGTGAAGGACACCGCAGTCCGCAAGCTCACGAACCCGAACCTCACATGGGAGACCATCGCGATGGAATCGAAACCGCCCGTCGCAATCTCGACAGCGTGGCGCCGGTACGAGAAGTTCGATATCGCAGCCCGGGAAGCAGGATTCACGAGCCCGCCACTGCCCGACCTCCGGTCCTCAGAGAACACCACCGACCGCGAACTCGCAGCAGCGCACTGA
- a CDS encoding TetR/AcrR family transcriptional regulator has product MSNTIRPHIGRPTGSTARTTQARAVRTREAIVSVAAQHFDTDGYGASSINAILATGAFTKGAIYFHFPSKEAIAGSLIADWNRTVNESISEATATGPSTTAGEKLTAIFTSLAHQIAENTNLRAGMKLTLEPTIDNGAAFAYWVDAISDIIETALTEGELTDTPTTHRLAWNLCAGTIGAANASATLREDIDLATRIEDAVTAQLRNALTPA; this is encoded by the coding sequence ATGAGCAATACTATTCGGCCCCACATCGGCCGCCCCACCGGCAGCACCGCACGCACCACACAAGCCCGAGCAGTGCGAACACGAGAAGCGATCGTCTCAGTAGCCGCACAACACTTCGACACCGACGGATACGGCGCCAGTAGCATCAATGCCATCCTCGCTACCGGAGCATTCACCAAGGGCGCCATCTACTTCCACTTCCCGTCCAAGGAAGCCATCGCAGGGAGCCTCATCGCTGATTGGAACCGAACCGTCAACGAATCCATCAGCGAAGCAACAGCCACCGGCCCGAGCACCACAGCGGGGGAGAAGCTGACAGCGATCTTCACGTCCCTCGCACATCAAATCGCCGAGAACACCAACCTGCGCGCCGGGATGAAACTCACCCTCGAACCCACCATCGACAACGGCGCAGCCTTCGCTTACTGGGTCGATGCCATCAGCGACATCATCGAAACAGCCCTCACCGAAGGTGAACTCACTGACACCCCCACCACACACCGACTCGCATGGAACCTCTGCGCCGGCACCATCGGAGCCGCCAACGCATCAGCAACCCTGCGAGAAGACATCGACCTCGCAACCCGCATCGAAGACGCGGTAACAGCGCAGCTGCGCAATGCACTCACACCCGCCTGA
- a CDS encoding recombinase family protein: protein MFGSGGSVKIGYARCSTVRQDTAVQVDLLVKAGVDRDMVYVDHGVSGRQARRPGLDNAINAARAGDVFCVTKLDRLSRSAKDLHETVERIAEKGVSLSIDGQVYDPADPMGKMFIGILALMAEFESDLIRSRTRDAVAAATAAGKMKGRPHKLSPEERAYLLQIYETGQFKIETLCKNTGLKRSSLYTNIQLARIEREASDRTPRVEN, encoded by the coding sequence GTGTTCGGCAGTGGGGGTAGCGTGAAAATCGGGTATGCGCGGTGCAGTACGGTCCGGCAGGACACGGCGGTTCAGGTGGATCTTCTGGTGAAGGCCGGTGTGGATCGTGACATGGTCTATGTCGATCATGGTGTCAGTGGCCGGCAGGCTCGTCGGCCTGGTTTGGATAATGCGATCAACGCGGCTCGGGCCGGCGATGTGTTTTGTGTGACGAAGCTCGATCGGTTGTCTCGGTCGGCGAAGGATTTGCATGAGACGGTGGAGCGGATCGCGGAGAAAGGTGTGTCGCTGTCGATTGATGGTCAGGTGTATGACCCGGCTGATCCGATGGGGAAGATGTTCATTGGCATTCTTGCGTTGATGGCGGAGTTCGAGTCGGATCTGATTCGTTCGCGCACGCGTGATGCTGTTGCCGCCGCGACGGCTGCTGGGAAGATGAAAGGTAGGCCGCACAAGCTCTCGCCGGAGGAGCGTGCGTATCTGCTGCAAATTTATGAGACGGGTCAGTTCAAGATCGAAACTCTGTGTAAGAACACGGGTTTGAAGCGTTCGTCGTTGTATACCAATATCCAGCTTGCGCGGATCGAGCGGGAAGCCAGCGATCGGACCCCTCGGGTCGAGAACTGA